A single window of Streptomyces xanthii DNA harbors:
- a CDS encoding type II toxin-antitoxin system Phd/YefM family antitoxin, producing the protein MSEDVTIRDARANLAEVVDRAEAGEVTVLTRKGKRVAALVPIEVLDTLDDAADELAAREAERHRDDPTVSMAELLADLFEGDGTEAGSRDDVA; encoded by the coding sequence ATGAGCGAGGACGTCACCATCCGCGACGCACGGGCCAACCTGGCCGAGGTCGTCGACCGGGCCGAGGCCGGCGAGGTCACGGTGCTGACCCGCAAGGGGAAGCGGGTCGCCGCACTCGTCCCCATAGAGGTGCTCGACACGCTCGACGACGCGGCGGACGAACTCGCCGCACGGGAGGCCGAACGGCATCGGGACGACCCCACGGTGAGCATGGCCGAACTGCTGGCCGACCTCTTCGAGGGCGACGGAACCGAAGCCGGTTCCCGGGACGACGTCGCGTGA
- a CDS encoding type II toxin-antitoxin system RelE family toxin has protein sequence MKYAFRFTTHAQRRLRTIDRQQAMRILTALTALGDDPYREDADTKKLTGHDGLFRLRVGSFRIVYEIHDNVLTILVVHVGNRGDVYRSLPKS, from the coding sequence GTGAAATACGCCTTCCGGTTCACCACACACGCGCAGCGCCGGCTCCGCACGATCGACCGCCAGCAGGCCATGCGCATTCTCACGGCACTGACCGCCCTGGGCGACGACCCGTACCGGGAGGACGCCGACACCAAGAAGCTGACCGGGCACGACGGCCTGTTCCGCCTCCGCGTCGGCAGTTTCCGGATCGTCTACGAGATCCACGACAACGTGCTGACCATCCTCGTCGTCCACGTCGGCAACCGCGGAGACGTCTACCGGAGCCTGCCCAAGTCGTAG
- a CDS encoding TraR/DksA family transcriptional regulator, with amino-acid sequence MTTGHRAGASPLSAADLAALRENLHEQLLFRREQLARLAEPVSSRAEGRRREDAGQLEVGVRLAASARMVLADVEAALRRMDDGTYGICRRCGRPMDRQWLTVVPQARDCAGCLRRRDGRR; translated from the coding sequence GTGACGACCGGGCACCGCGCGGGCGCGTCGCCTCTCTCGGCCGCCGACCTGGCGGCGCTGCGCGAGAACCTGCACGAGCAGCTGCTGTTCCGCCGCGAGCAGCTGGCGCGGCTCGCCGAACCCGTGTCCTCGCGCGCCGAGGGCCGGCGGCGCGAGGACGCCGGGCAGCTGGAGGTCGGCGTACGGCTCGCGGCGTCCGCGCGGATGGTCCTCGCCGACGTCGAGGCGGCCCTGCGCCGCATGGACGACGGCACGTACGGGATCTGCCGGCGCTGCGGCCGCCCGATGGACCGGCAGTGGCTGACCGTCGTCCCGCAGGCCCGCGACTGCGCGGGCTGCCTGCGGCGCCGGGACGGCCGGCGGTGA
- a CDS encoding TraR/DksA family transcriptional regulator, giving the protein MSLDGGRGRAAAHPDEARRRLEHARASRLTQLDALDARGQSAEDHLLVAQRTAMREVLGEIEAAFGRVDDGTYGICQGCARPVPAERLEILPYTRHCVGCRPRAV; this is encoded by the coding sequence ATGTCGCTCGACGGCGGCCGGGGCCGGGCCGCGGCCCACCCGGACGAGGCGCGCCGGCGCCTGGAGCACGCGCGCGCGTCCCGGCTCACGCAGCTGGACGCCCTGGACGCGCGGGGCCAGAGCGCCGAGGACCATCTGCTGGTGGCGCAGCGGACCGCGATGCGGGAGGTGCTCGGCGAGATCGAGGCCGCCTTCGGGCGGGTCGATGACGGCACGTACGGGATCTGTCAGGGCTGTGCCCGGCCGGTGCCCGCGGAGCGGCTGGAGATCCTGCCGTACACGCGGCACTGCGTGGGCTGCCGGCCCCGGGCGGTCTGA
- a CDS encoding sensor histidine kinase, producing the protein MSLFWRIFALNAVVLGAATALLLWAPVTVSVPVLLTEAVILVGGLAVMLVANAALLRLGLAPLDRLTRLMTTVDLLRPGQRLPAAGRGEVADLIRTFNAMLERLEQERAASSARVLLAQEAERRRIAQELHDEVGQSMTAILLLLGRVAGDAPQPLRAELHETQEITRGTLDEVRRLVRRLRPGVLDDLGLVSALTSLTQDFATHVGLRVTRAFDTDLPALPPETELVLYRVAQESLTNAARHADAEHVTVALRRTGDGVTLTVTDDGRGMRAAHEGAGVRGMRERALLVGGRLDITPSPGDGPGTRVLLTAPAAAPPVRKP; encoded by the coding sequence GTGTCCTTGTTCTGGCGGATCTTCGCCCTGAACGCGGTGGTGCTCGGCGCGGCCACCGCGCTGCTGCTGTGGGCACCGGTCACCGTGTCGGTGCCGGTGCTGCTGACCGAGGCGGTCATCCTGGTCGGCGGCCTCGCCGTCATGCTGGTCGCCAACGCCGCGCTGCTGCGCCTGGGCCTCGCCCCGCTGGACCGGCTGACCCGGCTGATGACGACCGTGGACCTGCTGCGCCCCGGCCAGCGGCTGCCCGCCGCCGGGCGCGGGGAGGTCGCCGACCTGATCCGTACGTTCAACGCGATGCTGGAGCGCCTGGAGCAGGAGCGGGCCGCGAGCAGCGCCCGCGTGCTGCTCGCGCAGGAGGCCGAACGGCGGCGCATCGCCCAGGAGCTGCACGACGAGGTGGGCCAGAGCATGACGGCGATCCTGCTCCTCCTCGGCCGGGTCGCGGGGGACGCGCCGCAGCCGCTGCGCGCCGAGCTGCACGAGACGCAGGAGATCACCCGGGGCACCCTGGACGAGGTACGGCGCCTGGTGCGCCGGCTGCGGCCGGGCGTCCTCGACGACCTGGGCCTGGTCAGTGCCCTGACCTCGCTCACCCAGGACTTCGCCACGCATGTCGGGCTGCGCGTCACGCGCGCCTTCGACACCGACCTGCCGGCCCTCCCGCCCGAGACGGAACTCGTCCTCTACCGCGTCGCCCAGGAGTCGCTGACCAACGCGGCCCGGCACGCGGACGCCGAACACGTCACCGTGGCCCTGCGCCGCACCGGCGACGGCGTCACCCTCACCGTCACCGACGACGGCCGCGGCATGCGGGCCGCGCACGAGGGCGCCGGGGTGCGCGGGATGCGCGAACGGGCCCTGCTGGTCGGCGGCCGCCTCGACATCACCCCGTCCCCCGGCGACGGCCCGGGCACCCGCGTCCTGCTGACGGCGCCCGCGGCGGCGCCCCCGGTGAGAAAGCCATGA
- a CDS encoding response regulator, giving the protein MTMPSPASERLLPRPARILLADDHALVRRGVRLILDLEPDLEVVAEAGDGGAAVELARDPALALDLAILDIAMPRLTGLQAARELPALRPGLRMLMLTMHDNEQYLFQALKAGAGGYVLKSVADRDLVAACRAVMRDEPFLYPGAVTSLIRNYLDRARAGEETHDRLLTPREEEVLKLVAEGHSSKEIAELLYISVKTVQRHRANLLQKLGMRDRLELTRYAIRAGLVEP; this is encoded by the coding sequence ATGACCATGCCCTCCCCCGCTTCCGAACGCCTGCTGCCCCGCCCGGCCCGCATCCTGCTGGCCGACGACCACGCCCTGGTGCGGCGCGGCGTCCGGCTGATCCTCGATCTGGAGCCCGATCTGGAGGTGGTCGCCGAGGCCGGCGACGGGGGCGCGGCCGTCGAACTGGCCCGCGACCCCGCGCTCGCCCTGGACCTGGCGATCCTCGACATCGCGATGCCCCGCCTCACCGGCCTCCAGGCGGCCCGCGAACTGCCCGCGCTCCGGCCGGGCCTGCGCATGCTGATGCTGACCATGCACGACAACGAGCAGTACCTGTTCCAGGCGCTGAAGGCCGGGGCGGGCGGCTACGTGCTGAAGTCCGTCGCGGACCGGGACCTGGTCGCCGCGTGCCGGGCGGTGATGCGCGACGAGCCGTTCCTCTACCCCGGCGCGGTCACGTCCCTGATCCGCAACTACCTCGACCGGGCCCGCGCCGGCGAGGAGACCCACGACCGGCTCCTCACGCCCCGCGAGGAGGAGGTCCTCAAGCTGGTGGCGGAGGGCCACTCGTCGAAGGAGATCGCCGAACTGCTCTACATCAGCGTGAAGACGGTCCAGCGCCACCGGGCGAACCTGCTCCAGAAACTCGGCATGCGCGACCGCCTGGAACTCACCCGCTACGCGATCCGCGCGGGCCTGGTCGAACCCTGA
- the groL gene encoding chaperonin GroEL (60 kDa chaperone family; promotes refolding of misfolded polypeptides especially under stressful conditions; forms two stacked rings of heptamers to form a barrel-shaped 14mer; ends can be capped by GroES; misfolded proteins enter the barrel where they are refolded when GroES binds) — translation MAKIIAFDEEARRGLERGMNQLADAVKVTLGPKGRNVVLEKKWGAPTITNDGVSIAKEIELEDPYEKIGAELVKEVAKKTDDVAGDGTTTATVLAQALVREGLRNVAAGANPMALKRGIEKAVEAVSAALLEQAKDVETKEQIASTASISAADTQIGELIAEAMDKVGKEGVITVEESQTFGLELELTEGMRFDKGYISAYFATDMERMEASLDDPYILIVNSKISNVKDLLPLLEKVMQSGKPLLIIAEDVEGEALSTLVVNKIRGTFKSVAVKAPGFGDRRKAMLGDIAILTGGTVISEEVGLKLENAGLDLLGRARKVVITKDETTIVDGAGDSDQVQGRVNQIRAEIENSDSDYDREKLQERLAKLAGGVAVIKAGAATEVELKERKHRIEDAVRNAKAAVEEGIVAGGGVALLQASAVFEKLELEGDEATGANAVKLALEAPLKQIAVNGGLEGGVVVEKVRNLAVGHGLNAATGEYVDMIAEGILDPAKVTRSALQNAASIAALFLTTEAVIADKPEKAAAAAPGGMPGGDMDF, via the coding sequence ATGGCCAAGATCATCGCGTTCGACGAGGAGGCACGGCGCGGCCTCGAGCGCGGCATGAACCAGCTCGCCGACGCCGTCAAGGTGACCCTGGGCCCCAAGGGTCGCAACGTCGTCCTCGAGAAGAAGTGGGGCGCCCCCACGATCACCAACGATGGTGTGTCCATCGCCAAGGAGATCGAGCTCGAGGACCCGTACGAGAAGATCGGCGCCGAGCTGGTCAAGGAGGTCGCGAAGAAGACGGACGACGTCGCCGGTGACGGCACGACGACCGCGACCGTCCTCGCCCAGGCGCTGGTCCGCGAGGGCCTGCGCAACGTGGCCGCCGGTGCCAACCCGATGGCCCTGAAGCGTGGCATCGAGAAGGCCGTCGAGGCCGTCTCCGCCGCCCTCCTGGAGCAGGCGAAGGATGTCGAGACCAAGGAGCAGATCGCTTCGACGGCCTCCATCTCCGCCGCCGACACCCAGATCGGCGAGCTCATCGCCGAGGCCATGGACAAGGTCGGCAAGGAAGGCGTCATCACCGTCGAGGAGTCGCAGACCTTCGGTCTGGAGCTCGAGCTCACCGAGGGTATGCGCTTCGACAAGGGCTACATCTCGGCGTACTTCGCCACCGACATGGAGCGTATGGAGGCGTCGCTCGACGACCCGTACATCCTGATCGTCAACTCCAAGATCTCCAACGTGAAGGACCTCCTTCCGCTCCTGGAGAAGGTCATGCAGTCGGGCAAGCCGCTGCTGATCATCGCCGAGGACGTCGAGGGCGAGGCCCTGTCCACGCTGGTCGTCAACAAGATCCGTGGCACCTTCAAGTCCGTCGCCGTCAAGGCCCCGGGCTTCGGCGACCGCCGCAAGGCCATGCTCGGTGACATCGCCATCCTCACGGGCGGCACCGTCATCTCCGAGGAGGTCGGCCTCAAGCTGGAGAACGCCGGTCTCGACCTGCTCGGCCGCGCCCGCAAGGTCGTCATCACCAAGGACGAGACGACGATCGTCGACGGCGCCGGTGACAGCGACCAGGTCCAGGGCCGCGTCAACCAGATCCGTGCCGAGATCGAGAACAGCGACTCGGACTACGACCGCGAGAAGCTCCAGGAGCGCCTCGCCAAGCTCGCCGGCGGCGTGGCCGTCATCAAGGCGGGCGCGGCCACCGAGGTCGAGCTCAAGGAGCGCAAGCACCGCATCGAGGACGCCGTTCGCAACGCGAAGGCGGCCGTCGAAGAGGGCATCGTCGCCGGTGGTGGCGTGGCCCTGCTGCAGGCCTCCGCGGTCTTCGAGAAGCTCGAGCTCGAGGGTGACGAGGCGACCGGCGCCAACGCCGTGAAGCTCGCGCTCGAGGCCCCGCTCAAGCAGATCGCCGTCAACGGTGGTCTCGAGGGTGGCGTCGTCGTGGAGAAGGTGCGCAACCTGGCCGTCGGCCACGGTCTGAACGCCGCCACGGGCGAGTACGTCGACATGATCGCCGAGGGCATCCTCGACCCGGCGAAGGTGACCCGCTCTGCCCTGCAGAACGCCGCCTCCATCGCCGCGCTCTTCCTCACCACCGAGGCCGTCATCGCCGACAAGCCGGAGAAGGCCGCCGCGGCTGCTCCGGGTGGCATGCCGGGCGGTGACATGGACTTCTGA
- a CDS encoding cold-shock protein, with amino-acid sequence MAQGTVKWFNAEKGYGFIAVDGGADVFVHYSAIQMDGYRTLEEGQRVEFEISQGQKGPQADMVRLAAG; translated from the coding sequence ATGGCTCAGGGCACCGTCAAGTGGTTCAACGCGGAGAAGGGGTACGGCTTCATCGCGGTCGACGGTGGTGCGGATGTATTCGTCCACTACAGCGCGATTCAGATGGACGGCTACCGCACCCTGGAAGAGGGTCAGCGGGTCGAGTTCGAGATCTCGCAGGGCCAGAAGGGGCCGCAGGCCGACATGGTTCGGCTTGCCGCCGGCTGA
- a CDS encoding MoaD/ThiS family protein, whose protein sequence is MSVNVRIPTILRTYTGGQAEVPAEGATLADVIADLEKNHTGIAARVLDDQGKLRRFVNVYVNDDDVRFEQGLETATPDGAGVSIIPAVAGG, encoded by the coding sequence ATGAGCGTCAACGTCCGGATCCCCACCATTCTCCGCACCTACACCGGTGGTCAGGCCGAGGTGCCGGCCGAGGGGGCGACCCTCGCCGACGTCATCGCCGACCTGGAGAAGAACCACACGGGGATCGCCGCCCGCGTGCTCGACGACCAGGGCAAGCTGCGCCGTTTCGTGAACGTGTACGTGAACGACGACGACGTCCGCTTCGAGCAGGGCCTGGAGACCGCGACGCCGGACGGCGCCGGCGTCTCGATCATTCCCGCCGTCGCCGGCGGCTGA
- the thrC gene encoding threonine synthase, producing MAVQTVATGTTPSEKTVDLGPASGLSCRECGAKFELGPIFACVECFGPLEVAYDLPVGDPEALRKQIEAGPANIWRYAPLLPVPADVAEKPNLNPGWTHLVKADNLARELGVEQGKLFVKDDSGNPTHSFKDRVVAQAIEAARAFGFTTLSCSSTGNLAGAVGAAAARAGFRSCVFIPHDLEQGKVVMAGVYGGDLVAIEGNYDDVNRFCSELIGDPLGEGWGFVNVNLRPYYGEGSKTLAYEICEQLGWQLPDQLVIPIASGSQFTKIDKGLQELIKLGLVEDKPYKLFGAQAEGCSPVSVAYKGGHDVVRPQKPNTIAKSLAIGNPADGPYVLDIARRTGGAVEDVNDEQVVDAIKLLARTEGIFAETAGGVTLGVTKKLIEAGLIDPSLTTVVLNTGDGLKTLDAVAETSQATATIRPSLDAFREAGLAQ from the coding sequence ATGGCTGTACAGACTGTCGCCACCGGAACCACCCCCTCCGAGAAGACCGTGGACCTCGGTCCCGCCTCGGGTCTCTCCTGCCGCGAGTGCGGTGCGAAGTTCGAGCTCGGTCCGATCTTCGCGTGCGTCGAGTGTTTCGGGCCTCTGGAAGTCGCGTACGACCTTCCCGTCGGCGACCCCGAGGCGCTCCGCAAGCAGATCGAGGCCGGCCCCGCGAACATCTGGCGCTACGCCCCGCTCCTGCCGGTCCCGGCGGACGTCGCCGAGAAGCCCAACCTGAACCCGGGCTGGACCCACCTGGTCAAGGCCGACAACCTGGCCCGCGAACTCGGCGTCGAGCAGGGCAAGCTGTTCGTCAAGGACGACTCCGGCAACCCGACGCACTCCTTCAAGGACCGCGTCGTCGCCCAGGCCATCGAGGCCGCCCGCGCCTTCGGCTTCACCACCCTCTCCTGCTCCTCCACGGGCAACCTGGCCGGTGCCGTCGGTGCCGCCGCCGCCCGCGCCGGCTTCCGCTCCTGCGTGTTCATCCCGCACGACCTGGAGCAGGGCAAGGTCGTCATGGCCGGTGTCTACGGCGGTGACCTCGTCGCCATCGAGGGCAACTACGACGATGTGAACCGCTTCTGCTCCGAGCTCATCGGCGACCCGCTGGGCGAGGGCTGGGGCTTCGTCAACGTGAACCTGCGCCCGTACTACGGCGAGGGCTCCAAGACGCTCGCCTACGAGATCTGCGAGCAGCTGGGCTGGCAGCTGCCGGACCAGCTGGTCATCCCGATCGCGTCCGGTTCGCAGTTCACGAAGATCGACAAGGGTCTGCAGGAGCTCATCAAGCTCGGCCTCGTCGAGGACAAGCCGTACAAGCTCTTCGGCGCCCAGGCCGAGGGCTGCTCGCCGGTCTCCGTCGCCTACAAGGGCGGCCACGACGTCGTCCGCCCGCAGAAGCCGAACACGATCGCCAAGTCGCTCGCGATCGGCAACCCGGCCGACGGCCCGTACGTCCTCGACATCGCGCGCCGCACCGGTGGCGCCGTTGAGGACGTGAACGACGAGCAGGTCGTCGACGCGATCAAGCTGCTCGCGCGGACCGAGGGCATCTTCGCGGAGACCGCCGGCGGTGTGACGCTCGGTGTCACCAAGAAGCTCATCGAGGCGGGGCTGATCGATCCGTCGCTGACGACTGTCGTGCTGAACACGGGTGACGGTCTGAAGACGCTGGATGCTGTCGCTGAGACGTCGCAGGCCACGGCGACCATTCGGCCGAGCCTGGATGCGTTCCGTGAGGCTGGGCTCGCTCAGTAG
- a CDS encoding glucosyl-3-phosphoglycerate synthase, with amino-acid sequence MLEEVERWLNERSWSVADRPLHQLIAAKRASGQTVSVVLPALDEEATVGQIVSVIRRELMTDAVPLVDELVVVDSGSTDRTSEVAAAAGARVVHRDAILPRLPARPGKGEVLWRSLLVTSGDIVCFVDADLKEFSADFVSGIVGPLLTDPDVQFVKAMYDRPLGDAVGQGGRVTELVARPLLNLHWPRLAGFVQPLGGEYAARRSLLEQLPFPVGYGVELGLLVDALHTVGLGALAQVDVGVRKHRHQDGQALGRMAAAIYRTAQLRLARGHLVRPVLTQFERGEKGFEPRTHDVDTEERPPMAEIDEYRERRVA; translated from the coding sequence GTGCTGGAAGAGGTAGAGCGCTGGCTGAACGAGCGCTCCTGGTCCGTGGCGGACCGGCCACTGCACCAGCTGATCGCCGCGAAGCGCGCGTCGGGGCAGACCGTGAGCGTCGTGCTGCCGGCCCTCGACGAGGAGGCGACGGTCGGCCAGATCGTGTCGGTGATCCGGCGCGAACTGATGACGGACGCGGTGCCGCTGGTCGACGAGCTGGTGGTCGTGGACTCCGGGTCCACGGACCGGACCTCCGAGGTCGCGGCGGCGGCCGGGGCGCGGGTCGTGCACCGGGACGCGATCCTGCCGCGGCTCCCGGCCCGGCCCGGCAAGGGCGAGGTGCTGTGGCGCTCGCTCCTCGTGACGTCCGGGGACATCGTCTGCTTCGTGGACGCGGACCTCAAGGAGTTCTCCGCGGACTTCGTGTCCGGAATCGTCGGGCCGCTGCTCACCGACCCGGACGTGCAGTTCGTGAAGGCGATGTACGACCGGCCGCTCGGTGACGCCGTCGGGCAGGGCGGGCGGGTGACCGAGCTGGTGGCGCGGCCGCTGCTCAATCTGCACTGGCCGCGACTGGCCGGATTCGTGCAGCCGCTCGGCGGCGAGTACGCGGCCCGCCGGTCGCTGCTCGAACAGCTCCCGTTCCCGGTCGGGTACGGGGTCGAGCTGGGGCTGCTCGTGGACGCGCTGCACACGGTGGGCCTGGGCGCGCTCGCGCAGGTCGACGTGGGGGTCAGGAAGCACCGGCACCAGGACGGGCAGGCGCTCGGACGGATGGCGGCGGCGATCTACCGCACGGCGCAGCTGCGGCTCGCGCGCGGGCATCTGGTGCGACCGGTGCTGACCCAGTTCGAGCGGGGCGAGAAGGGCTTCGAGCCGCGTACGCACGACGTGGACACGGAGGAGCGGCCGCCGATGGCCGAGATCGACGAGTACCGCGAGCGCCGGGTGGCGTGA
- a CDS encoding alpha,alpha-trehalose-phosphate synthase (UDP-forming) encodes MASTPGAAEVLVASNRGPVSYAVGDDGTVTAKRGGGGLVSALSSVDDKLWVCAALGDGDREAVRRGITEPGVRMLDIDPEVHASAYNGIANSVLWFVHHMLYQTPLEPSFGPEFRRQWAAYEEYNRAFAQALADGAAPGATVVVQDYHLALVPGMLRALRPDLRIGHFSHTPWAPVDYFRMLPDDIAEQLLRGMLGADRLGFLTRRWADAFTECCARIVGGPGDTEIGVHGLGADAEFLRERAHREDVEERLAALREQVGAGRKVVVRVDRTELSKNIVRGLRAFELLLETRPEWRERVVHLAFAYPSRQDLEVYQEYTAEVSWVAASINSRFGTEDWTPVVLHVKDDFARSLAAYRLADVALVNPIRDGMNLVAKEVPIVSDGGGCVLVLSREAGAYEELGEDALGVNPYDLIGTAEALGAALDMPEKERVARGERLAAAGSSLPPAQWFLAQLKALHKP; translated from the coding sequence ATGGCTTCCACTCCTGGTGCTGCTGAGGTTCTTGTCGCGTCCAACCGGGGACCGGTCTCGTACGCCGTCGGGGACGACGGCACGGTCACGGCCAAGCGGGGCGGGGGCGGGCTCGTGTCCGCGCTGAGCTCCGTCGACGACAAGCTGTGGGTGTGCGCGGCGCTCGGCGACGGGGACCGGGAGGCGGTGCGGCGCGGGATCACCGAGCCGGGTGTGCGGATGCTCGACATCGACCCGGAGGTGCACGCGTCCGCGTACAACGGGATCGCGAACTCGGTGCTGTGGTTCGTGCACCACATGCTGTACCAGACCCCGCTGGAGCCGTCGTTCGGACCGGAGTTCCGGCGGCAGTGGGCGGCGTACGAGGAGTACAACCGGGCGTTCGCCCAGGCGCTCGCGGACGGGGCGGCGCCGGGTGCGACCGTCGTGGTCCAGGACTACCACCTGGCCCTCGTGCCGGGCATGCTCCGCGCGCTCCGTCCCGACCTGCGCATCGGGCACTTCTCGCACACGCCGTGGGCGCCCGTCGACTACTTCCGGATGCTGCCGGACGACATCGCGGAGCAGCTGCTGCGGGGGATGCTCGGAGCGGACCGGCTGGGCTTCCTCACCCGGCGCTGGGCGGACGCGTTCACGGAATGCTGCGCGCGGATCGTGGGCGGGCCCGGCGATACGGAGATCGGGGTGCACGGGCTCGGGGCCGACGCGGAGTTCCTGCGGGAGCGGGCGCACCGGGAGGACGTCGAGGAGCGGCTCGCCGCGCTGCGCGAGCAGGTGGGCGCAGGGCGCAAGGTCGTGGTGCGGGTGGACCGCACGGAGCTGTCCAAGAACATCGTGCGCGGGCTGCGGGCCTTCGAGCTGCTCCTCGAGACGCGGCCGGAGTGGCGGGAGCGGGTCGTGCATCTCGCGTTCGCGTATCCGTCGCGGCAGGACCTGGAGGTGTACCAGGAGTACACGGCGGAGGTCTCCTGGGTCGCGGCGTCGATCAACTCCCGTTTCGGTACGGAGGACTGGACGCCGGTCGTCCTCCACGTGAAGGACGACTTCGCGCGCTCGCTGGCGGCGTACCGGCTGGCGGACGTCGCCCTCGTGAACCCGATCCGGGACGGCATGAACCTGGTCGCGAAGGAGGTGCCGATCGTCTCCGACGGGGGCGGGTGCGTGCTCGTGCTCTCGCGGGAGGCGGGGGCGTACGAGGAGCTCGGGGAGGACGCGCTCGGGGTCAATCCCTATGACCTGATCGGGACGGCGGAGGCGTTGGGCGCGGCGCTCGACATGCCGGAGAAGGAGCGGGTGGCGCGGGGCGAGCGCTTGGCGGCGGCGGGATCCTCGTTGCCGCCCGCCCAATGGTTCCTCGCCCAACTGAAGGCCCTCCACAAGCCCTGA
- the otsB gene encoding trehalose-phosphatase, producing MDAPRTAAGREGLAALLARPERSVIALDFDGTLAPIVPDPEQARAHPDAVPALAALAPRVASVAVITGRPAGVAVRHGGFAGVPGLEHLVVLGHYGAERWDAVTGTVHAPAPHPGVAGVRSELPGVLETAGLWHDTYVEEKGRAVAVHTRRAPDPQAAFDALRAPLSALAARHGLVVEPGRLVLELRPPGVDKGVALTEYVRETGAESVLYAGDDLGDLPAYAAVEKLRANGTPGLLVCSASEEVPDLAGRADLTVPGPSGVVTLLKSLATELGAP from the coding sequence ATGGACGCCCCACGGACTGCCGCCGGCCGTGAAGGCCTGGCCGCGCTTCTCGCCCGCCCCGAGCGGAGCGTGATCGCCCTCGACTTCGACGGAACCCTCGCCCCGATCGTCCCCGACCCCGAGCAGGCCCGCGCCCACCCCGACGCCGTCCCCGCGCTCGCCGCCCTCGCGCCCCGCGTCGCCTCCGTCGCCGTCATCACCGGACGCCCCGCCGGCGTCGCCGTCCGCCACGGCGGCTTCGCCGGAGTGCCCGGGCTCGAACACCTCGTCGTCCTCGGCCACTACGGCGCCGAGCGCTGGGACGCCGTCACCGGCACCGTCCACGCGCCCGCGCCGCACCCCGGAGTCGCCGGGGTGCGCTCCGAACTGCCCGGGGTCCTCGAAACGGCCGGCCTCTGGCACGACACGTACGTGGAGGAGAAGGGCCGCGCCGTCGCCGTCCACACGCGCCGCGCCCCCGACCCGCAGGCCGCGTTCGACGCCCTGCGCGCCCCTCTCTCCGCCCTCGCCGCCCGCCACGGCCTCGTCGTCGAACCCGGCCGCCTCGTCCTCGAACTGCGTCCCCCCGGCGTCGACAAGGGCGTGGCCCTGACCGAGTACGTCCGCGAGACGGGCGCCGAGTCCGTCCTCTACGCCGGCGACGACCTCGGCGACCTCCCGGCGTACGCCGCCGTCGAGAAACTCCGCGCGAACGGAACCCCGGGCCTCCTGGTCTGCAGCGCCAGCGAGGAGGTCCCCGACCTGGCCGGCCGAGCCGACCTGACCGTCCCGGGCCCGTCCGGAGTGGTCACTCTCCTGAAATCCCTGGCCACGGAACTGGGCGCCCCGTAA
- a CDS encoding DUF3263 domain-containing protein yields the protein MDDILPSGLGEREKALLAFEGRSWPSPGAKERAIREELDLAPVRYYQLLNALIDDERALAHAPVTVNRLRRVRESRRAER from the coding sequence ATGGACGACATACTCCCCTCCGGGCTCGGGGAGCGCGAGAAGGCGCTGCTCGCGTTCGAGGGGCGGAGCTGGCCGTCGCCGGGGGCCAAGGAGCGGGCCATCCGCGAGGAGCTCGACCTCGCCCCCGTGCGCTACTACCAGCTCCTCAACGCCCTCATCGACGACGAGCGTGCCCTCGCCCACGCCCCCGTGACCGTGAACCGGCTGCGCCGGGTCAGGGAATCGCGGCGCGCGGAGCGGTAG